In Gossypium hirsutum isolate 1008001.06 chromosome A10, Gossypium_hirsutum_v2.1, whole genome shotgun sequence, the DNA window aaattattgattatgaaatttgttttattttgatgagCCATGTTGAATTGGAGaaactaattaactaagattgATGGAGCAAGCTTGTATACATGTTGTTGGTGTTGTTATTGGGTAAATTTATGGGTTttaatatattcatattttaagcAAATTGCACATTTTGTgtcatttgttttaaatattcGAAATGATGTCTGGCATTTTGTTTGTTGCTTTGTGCAGTGTGCACTGCATTTGCTTGGCGTTAGGACAACACAATTTGGTTGGATAACTTAAAAAGCTGGTAGTAAAGAATGGTTTAAAACATGCTAGATTCTATTGTAGCTCACATGCTCTTCCTCCTCCTACAtcacttcatttccattttataTTTAGGATAGTATCAAcatcacacacacatatatatatataaaataaaaaagttatatgtttttatttattattataaataaattaaaagtgatctaattaaagtttattaaactttgattatttatgtttaaataccTTGTAACTGAAAATGGACGggttaaaaattaaagttaatgtGCAAAAAGTTATATAATAAAGCTATAGTTCTCAAATTTTATAGATGGAACTTTTTTGACATTCTATTTTCAGAAAAGAGAGTCACTATTCTCTAAAATACTTGTGTATAGGTATACTTTCGCatttaattttattcttaattatcTTACATGACATATTCTGGTTtacaacttttaaattttatataagattttttatgattctaaattttatatataattattagtaATGTTAAGATTTGATAATATAAAGGTAATCCTATTACCATTTGCTTTGTAGATAATCTTATATTATCTCCATAATGTGTAATTTGTGACAATTTTATCctatttttcatcattttaatccttattaaattaaaagtttaaaaataatgataaggTTGTTTAGAGTAACATATCAACTATATTTATTTGTAAATGAATTTTATCTACAATTATTAgtttattgaatttaatatttatttattatattacatttttggattacattattttaatttttaattaattattataagtgaatttttattattactcatttattaattgataaattttaacattttgtatattgttagtcttatttgtttttatatttttttcatagttAACTTTTACTTGaactataatttaataattttttatttataattaaagataatttagtaaaaagtttttttaaaataatctttatATTCTATCGGTCAAATAAgaacattttacattttaaccaaataaacaaataaaaattaatttaatatattcaaCAATATGTTAAAGAATCTTTTGTTTTCATAATTTTGGATACAAACGAGattatattttaatgatatttaagttattttattataattattatagttaaataaaaaacaattagatacgtttttattattatttatatatattttatgatttatgttcataattttttattgtctCTTTTAATAATatctttttttaaagtttgaatttGTATTTTGTGGTTGAGGGTGTGTTTGGAAGAAAAAggctttcaaaattttaagagggatttgggtaaaaaaaattgaaaatactgGGTTGAAAAATACAAAATAGTTGATGAAAATGCAAGGTGTGTGGTGAGTAAGAAAGGTTGATGGGATGGTGCAATTTGATTGGAGTAGCCTTTTCATTCCACTAAGTGGGTGAGGGTAGAAGAATAAATCCCCTCCCTTcactctttatttatttattatcaaaagaGAGCTTTAGATAATAGTAATAATGcaagttgtgaaaatggggtGTATCAAGAAACAAACAAAGGTGGTTTCGACCTACAAAATGCACCTCTCCACCCTTCTATTTATTCACTTCACCTGATTCAAAATcctatccttttatttttattttttattttttcgtctTAAAATCCACTTTATTATCcttgtttttttttatctaaaaaatttcttacaatttaaaTTAAATCTGAATATTTATATCTCAAATTTAAGGTGAAGAGATAGAGGGAATATTTAGGGATTGAATTCACTACCTCAAATCTATCAATAttccatttcaatatatatattaacttgatgatatttttagttcaattttcatgctaatttaagttttaaaattttggatttattatgataaaattagctttcttttgttttaattttaaatttttattataaatatttctaGTAAAAAAAAgctatttttaagtaaataaaaagtatttaataactcttatttaaaagtgttttgaatataaaatatcataaaaatgaaaataattataaattaattgagtatctcaaaaaatcaaattcaataataataataataataataataataagacaaCTTCTAACATGATGACACAGTGACTGAATCGGAGGGAGGGACCGTCGCCAAAGGTCGCACCCACTCCATCCATCCTCTATAGCAAAAATCCAAAAAAGGAGTATAAAAAGGCAATAAATAAGAGTAGAGagtataaaatgtaaaatgacGCCTGCTCTCTTTTCATTCCCATTcctttattatattttaactttctCCCTCTCCTCTCTCCATCTCTTCCTCAATCCAACACACCTCCTCAACTCCGTTCCGTTCATTTACCCTTTCTccgttttcttccttttttttttcttttctctcgaTTCCACCCTCTGAGTTCATCAAATCGGTAATAAtttttgttcctttttatagAATTGTAATTTGAATCTCTGTTTTGTCTCAAAATCTGAATCTAgattcctttcttcttttgttgcAGACGCTTCTGTTAACATTCACCGAATCGTACGGTgtagagagggagagagagagagagaatattAGAGGATTTTGATCCGGTGAGATGGCGTCCATGGTAACGAATCCTGTGACGAACGCAAATTCTGATCGCagcaaaaggaaaaagaagaaatcaATGATCATGGAAGACAATCACCAGAGTTACGCCAGATGGAAATCGGAGGCGCAGCAGCAAATCTATTCCTCCAAGCTTCTTCAGGCTTTGAGCCAGGTCAGCCTCAACACTTCTTCCTCTTCGGCTCCGCGCGGTGGCCGAGCCGTCCGTGAAGCCGCTGATAGAGCTTTGGCCGTTGCTGCTAAAGGGAGGACTAGGTGGAGCCGGGCcattttgacaagccggcttaaACTGAAATTCAGAAAGCAGAAGAGGCAGAGGGGAGCCGCCGTGGCTGCCGTCACCGGGAGTAGCCGCTCGAAGAAACCGAGATTTAGCGTTTCCAAACTGAAATCGAAAAGCTTACCGGCTGTTCAAAGAAAAGTCAAGGTTCTTGGACGGTTGGTTCCTGGTTGCAGGAAGCAACCGTTGCCTATTATTCTTGAAGAAGCGACTGATTACATAGCTGCGCTTGAAATGCAGGTTCGAGCCATGACCACTCTCGCCGAGCTGCTATCTGGCTCCGGTGTCGCCAGCTCTGGCTCAGCTCTTCCGCCCCAGTCGCCGCCGCCTAGTCAGTAACACCTTTAATTTGCTTAGTTGCCAAGTCATCCTCatcttcctttttttattttttattttcttgcctCCTCACTCTCTAAGTAATGTTAAATAcatgttttctttgtttttcgtTTTCCTTCTCAAGCAAGTTTatcttatattttcattttattcaaaaaaaaatatgaagaaaGGTTGGGATTTAAGATTTTCCTTCATTATTAGGCCATTGTTCCTCTGAAATATActgcaataaaaaaaattgtaaatgctTGACTTTTGTAGAGTTGTTACTCAATGATTTCAGGCTTGAAATCAAGAAATTCAaggtttatttgtttatttattatgatGGGGTTGATTTTGACAAAATGCACTTTGATCTTGATGGCCACCTCCTGCTGCCTTCCTAATGGGGCTAAACTAAAGCTATTATCTAAATGGCTACTAGTACTACTTTACTGCCTGAGTTTGGTggttttacttttatctttaaaGTTCATATGATGTCCTTTTTAGTTGCTAGATTTCAATGACATTTGaatgagaaatatatatatatatataaaatcctaGATCAATTAAAGACCTTTTTCTGGGAGGTTTAGGAAACAGGAACAGAAAGGGGGAAAGGGAGTATAACATAAGTTGGTAGGAAATGGGGTTAGTGAAATGCATGTGCGTAAGTCCAAAAGGTGGCGATAGGATAGCGCCAAACGAATAGTAGTGAGAAGTGTGTCTGGCATGGCAGGTATCATGTGGGTATATGTCCCCACATTTTGTATTCAAAGGTAGTGCCCTAAAATTGGGTACCATTGACTTGAGAGAGAAAGCTTAGACTGTACTAAGGACCGGCGTATTTCTATTATCTTcacatatttttttttagaacTTGATTTTTCTACATTCAATTCTATCTTGATTAAATTCCAGTTAACTTGGTTTGAACTCTTAAATAGGTACAAAACTTCTTTTGTCTTGATTCACAATAACTCGAGAGTTTATGTGAAAGGAACATTATAACTCCTTGCAACTTTATCCAATTCTTAAAAGAGGTGAAGCAAGATAGATGTGGTCAATACTTCTGTTTCTCTTTccttttaacatataaaattattgtttGCATTTTATATCATtcatatatacatgaataaattatatatataatgtggtaatattaaattaaaaattctttagTAAAAGAAAAAAGGTAGAAGTAATTATGAATATAATCCATATTTATGAACATGAATATTTTCAACATTTATGACTTGTTTTTGGTGGAGGTGAATGTTTTCTATGAGTTAGAATATTTAATGCATTAATAATAGGAATGATTGGGTTCAATTCATcattgaatcaatatatataatttgtgtttttaatataatattaggGGTGAATATGGGTAACAATCgatattaaaaagtatttaataaaaattttaaccattATCAAATGACAAGTCAAAAAtgagtaatttatatatataggtAATGAGAGGGGAGGGGTGACTAGTTGGCCTTGAACTTGAAGGGGAATGCGCAGAGACAGGTCCCTGAGGCTGAGAGTGGTGGGATAGGGAGGGTCACACTCAGAGAGGCAGTGGGATTAATTGGCTGTCACCTTTTGCCTAATTGTATGAATGGAAAATCCAACAAGGCACGCACACGAGTGCCCTGGCTGGCCTGCCTTCCATTCATCACTATCAATAGGGATGGGGGGTTTTGGAGTTTCTTTGGCAGAGAGAGATGGTAGATTTGCAGATGCAACTGAAGAGTAGCAACACTATGATGATTGGAATGGTCGAATGAATCCAATGGACCACTCTCTTTTTATTCTTAATcttatttgcatatatatatttttgttaaatccTGTAAGTTgtgaattttattttcatatattaatttactcgttaaatatattaattaacttaatataataaattgatatatatatgataatatatttatcatataaaatagtagaattttactcgtgaaataaaaattaaagaaaaaaatggataaaatttcaaattgtGAGAGAAAAAGAGAGCTCCGGGAACCTACGCCAAGCATTTATTAGGGTGAGGGCATAGCATATATTAACACGCCACACCACACATGCACCCATGTGCTTTATTTAATCCTCTTCCTCTTTTTCCCACCTTCCACGCTTTCAATTCCTTTTCCCTTCTcccttttcatgaaaaaaaatgtcACCTTctttaaaacacaattatttcatgtatatatcaTTAATGTTGCGTTTGGTTGATCAATGCAatgcaaaattaattaaatttttatctaaGGTAAGTAATAGTATAATTACAGTGAATAAAaatgtctttttattatttcattaaataattcaagtgattgattaactaaaattaattaacgAACATGAAAAAAACCAAATCACATACATAATCAAGAAACaaccaaaaaacaaaataatacttAGGAAATATTTCATTTGTCACTACCAATCTAAATTAaccaatttctttacttagtatcttgatccgtaaaaatctctaaattatgcaaatatctctttcgagcataaaAGCAGGtattttaggttgattaattaaaatttctttctaattaaaatccctattattgcattaaatcatgttatggattcccctattagatttgactctaatccggtagatttatgttatCATATTTTtagaattgcatgcaactccactcaactaTGCAAGATCTACTCAAAAACAGAGTCTATTCAACCACCGATTTAAACACATCAAATatggattaataatctagaaatatcaaactaagaattaagcatgcataattgagaataaataaaaatcaaacgacaaAATCCATCGTAGGGTCATCTCCCCTAagtatttataaaattagttcatacttgaaaataaaaacatccaagataCAATATAACCGAAAGAATTAAAGAAACTCATGATGATCTCCTAAGAAATCAAGCGGGAATCTTCAActttgatggaaatctgcttcagaatcgacttcaatggtgtttttcgagttattttgttgaatattcTATGACGGCCCACTtctatattcttatttttatcatatatatacctTAGAACGCTCGAAAAACCAGAAAATCGTGATTTTTTGAAGTTCGGTGTGAAATCCTGTGAAACTGACACGGCCTACATCGTGTGGAATGGTTTAGCCTGTGTAGGTCTTGCAACTTAATCCAGCGCTCCGATTTTCActcgttttttgctccttttgctcccaagtgctctattaaatattaaaacatgaatttaaagaatttaagagcataaaattcacaattaacattgaataatcacccaacgcattaagaatgaagttaaaatatgttaattttagcATTTATCATTGGTTAAATCTTAGATTATTattcataatattatattttaaaataattttatgaaaattgagacTAAAAGATGTTAAAAGTAACTAAACttgtcaaaataataaataaattatataccaattataaattagtaaaatatgcTTTTAAGTAATCTGACATTTCATTAGTCAAATAAATGAATCTTATATTCTAGCCAAATGAATCGaacaaaataatgtaaaataCCCATAATCTTACATTCCCATAATcctattataaattttaatattgcatTCCCATAATAAACTTTTTGTCTTAAACAATTAGATTTAGTTCAAATTCTGAAGTCATCACTATAGGAAAGAGTTTATATGAATATCAACCCCGACTcgaataaaattattttcaaaacgTAAAATGAATTAGAACACTCGTGATTATGAAAAAACATTATTGCATATATATGTAAGGTTAATTGCACCAAATACTTTAAAATTATcgttaaagttttaaatttgttttaattaaaattttaaagtattaatattgtataaattaattattttcattagtCTACCATAGAATTAAGCATTAAATACTAGTTTGAATTTGACGTGAAATGTATTTTTAAAACATGTGAATCAAATAGTAAATATTTTTACACTTAAATATTCCTCATGCCGTATTTATGTGGCACTTAATGCCCAAGCTAATGGCTTGgctgatgaaaaaaaattgattaatatcACATTAATATTTTGAAGAcccaattaaaatattttatattttgacatCAATTTACATTTTGGTATAGTAATAAGGTTCATAGCATGAATTCCATCCAACTTGGATGAATCCAGTATTACATAATAAAAGCCTAATATGCTCTAATTGTGTAAGTTTGTTGATTAATTCATGTTAGATATTAGTTCAACTTAAGTACAACTTGACTAAGTGATAATTAGtaggaaatatatatatggataCTAAAAATTTGTTCACATAGTTTGAAAATTTCCTATGTTTGTTGGATCTTTCTCATAAAGTTAACTCACTATGCTCAATAAGATCAAGCTCTGGTATAAGTCCCATTCATCTACAAAACAGTAACATCACTCCTACACTCACTTTAAATAACTCTCCCTCTAAGATTTTCTCCCTAAAAGTTTATTATAAACTGATTGATTCACTCAGATTTACTTACAATGTGCaattaataaaatagataatatatgaaTAAGTATAATGCCCTCTAATTCATacatttaatctaaataagtcatgcatatataagagTTAATATACCCTatcaaatttcaatcaattagAATCACTTAATTTTGTTTAAGTAGCTACAAAAAAATGTATTCAATAATCTACATAGCGACAAAGATCTTCTTTGTATCAAGTTTCTTAAAGATCAAATCTTTTATTTAGGAGAACTTGAATTGTACTCGATGTCTTCAATCCTATCATTGCTTGGCTTGATTCTTTCATGTTTGACTTCGATAATAAGCTGCTAACAATCTTCACAGTTCATCAAAATAAAGTCCAAACAAATTTGGTAAAAAATATGACAACTAAAATATGCTAAGTTTCAACACCCTGCCAACTGTTCTTCAAGTTGCAACTGACGTTGAAATTGATTGGTAAAGTTGGCATTATGCTACACTTGTAACACTTCATATCTTCGCATTATGCTACACTTGTAACACTCCATATCTTCAACTTAATCCCTTTTAGACGTTTGGTTAACGAAATATAAGATCATCTATGATAATAGGGTTATCGATATGTTAGATTATTTAGCGTATTATTGAGCATGTTATATTAGATTGTTtgattaatttgattgaaatgtaAGATTTTGTTGTTTAATTAACGGAAGGTAAAATCACCTAAAATCATATTTAACTAATTTGtccttaattataaataataataataataaaacttatgTATACTAATGGTGAAAGTAAACTATGAAAATGTAGAAAAAACttgaaacaataataatatacaaaatgttaaaattttctcaactagtaaatatttaataataaaagaactcacttataataatagttaattaaaaattgtagtaatataataaaaaaatatgtaatataacagaaaaatgttaaaatttttcaataataatagtaataatatattaaggTTGTCGTTGTCATATGGGGTTAAGTTGTAAAATTAGttagttaataaattttaatttgataaaaaacttttaaaaaataaaaagattgaaaataagtaaattaattaattatgattttgaaCTCAAATTGTGAatcataacataaaaataattacattgcTTATACCAATTAAGGGGATAAACCTATAGCTTAAAggatataatgataaaaattgaagGGTAAAATTGGTGTAAAAGTAACATTCACCTAGAAATATTACATTATCTATGTAATAGCTAGTATTGAGatggaaaaaaaattgtatgaaacAATGACGTCACATTATCTGTATCCCTTTTCAATCATTTAATGACATGTCAACTAATTTTTATATGTCATTCAcatcttatttaattaatttttttaaccatAAATCCCTAAAATTCCAATTAAAAATTTCCCGCCACAACTCAATCCTAATTAAAAATTTCTCTGCACCTCTCTGCAATTGCTGGCTGCTGCAATTTTGCTATTCAATTGTTGGTTGTAGCTAAACAATTGTTGTTTTTCTTGGCACTTCTCTGCAACTACTGGCTGCTGCTATTCATTCGTTGTTTTTCTGACAACTGCTGCCTGCACTATTTTACTATTCAATTCTTGGTTGCCGTCATTTTGCTGTTCATTTGTTAGTTGCTGCTAAGCAATTGCTACTTTTCTTGGCACTTCTCTGCAACTGCTGGCTGCTACTATTCATTTGTTGTTTTTCGACAATTGCTGACTGTTGTTATTTTGCTATTCAATTGTTGGATGCTGCCATTCAATTAATGTTTTAAGGTAAGTTTTAATTTTAACAGTTTCTATTTTCACAATacgataatgatgatgatgattgaatCATGAAAATTGAGAAGAAGATACAATGATTCAAAGCTACTGGTTGCTGTTATTGATTgaagtttttattattatatattagacatataattaaattaaatatgcaTTACACCATTGCAAATCAAGGAGATTTTCTAGTTAGTGATCATGTACATGTTATAaagatgttttttattttttatttttagtttggtGTGGAACTGTGTTTGTTTGGGATGTTAAGTATTTCCACTTGATTTTCATTTGTTTGAAATATAGTTGTATTTAGAATCTTTGAAAGGATTGTGATTTTTAATAATAGTGATTTAGTTGTgttttatatgattttggttgattttttaatgatttcttgTATTATCATGATTTTTTATTAGATATTAAAACTTCTTCCTAGGTTTTgtcaatttataattttcatttatggAGATAAATCAAGACGAAATAGTTAATCTTGTTGAGAAAAAAAGATATTCTATTAAAGAAACAAAAGTGGGACTAAAAGTGCATTCTGAAGAAGAGATTCATTATCTTTATAATCAGTTTGCTTTGAGTAAGGGGTTTAGTATTTGAAGAGGAAATAAGAGACGAAGTATGACTGAACCTATAAGACAACGTGAATTTTTATGCTCTAAATTTGAGCATCATGAATACAAAGATGTTGGCAAAGTGAAAATATTTAATCGTCTAGAGACAAGGACAGTTTGTCCAGCTAAAATCCATTTTACAATAGAAAAAAGGTGTTTGGGTTGTTTCTTACTTTAATGATTATCATAATCACTACTTAGCAACTTCAAAAGAAAGTTAATTTAAGATTAGGAAGAAAAATTTTAGAAGGACATGCAGATGTCATTTGTTCAATGGTTACTATAGGAATCAAACAAACAAGTTCATATTCATTTCTCAAGAAGGAGATTGggtttgaaaaattacatttacCAAACGAGATTATAACATCCCTTAACCCTATACTGTCGTCGATACaggattacggagtattaccggtcAGTACAGTTCAAACatgaataatacaaaaataattattaagtaattCAAGAATTTGCCCTACTGTCTCTGTAatgggccctcgagaccctaatTAGAAGATAAAAATAAATCGGGAGCTtataagatttttctaaaattttaaaatttcctttaatGAATAgtaccacatgcctgtgtggtctagatgacacgcccgtgtgttccaTAACACACCTGTGTGGGCAcatcgtgtggctcacacggcctggacatgcACGTGTCCACTACCAGT includes these proteins:
- the LOC107896604 gene encoding transcription factor bHLH147, giving the protein MASMVTNPVTNANSDRSKRKKKKSMIMEDNHQSYARWKSEAQQQIYSSKLLQALSQVSLNTSSSSAPRGGRAVREAADRALAVAAKGRTRWSRAILTSRLKLKFRKQKRQRGAAVAAVTGSSRSKKPRFSVSKLKSKSLPAVQRKVKVLGRLVPGCRKQPLPIILEEATDYIAALEMQVRAMTTLAELLSGSGVASSGSALPPQSPPPSQ